Proteins from a single region of Serinus canaria isolate serCan28SL12 chromosome 28, serCan2020, whole genome shotgun sequence:
- the SMIM7 gene encoding small integral membrane protein 7: MIGDLLLCGTLLVNAGAVLNFRLKRRDTEGFGEEQREPTTGDNIREFLLSLRYFRIFIALWNIFMMFCMIVLFGS, from the exons ATGATCGGGGATCTGCTGCTCTGCGG GACGCTGCTGGTGAACGCCGGTGCCGTGCTCAACTTCAGGCT gaagaggagggacacGGAGGGATTcggagaggagcagagggaacccACGACCG GTGACAATATCAGAGAGTTCTTGCTGAGTCTCAGGTACTTCCGAATCTTCATTGCCCTGTGGAATATCTTCATGATGTTCTGCATGATTGT GTTATTTGGATCTTGA
- the TMEM38A gene encoding trimeric intracellular cation channel type A isoform X1, whose amino-acid sequence MDLAEALPLGELAAAFAALPVFPLFDTAYFIISVLYLKYEPGAVEMSRKSPFASWLCAMLHCFGSYILADLLLGEAPIAYFSHNSSVILATAVWYLIFFCPMNLFYKCVSFLPVKLILVAMKEVVRVRKISAGVHHAHHLYHHGWFVMMATGWLKGSGVALMSNFEQLLRGVWKPETNEILHMSFPTKASLYGTVLFTLQQTHWLPISEANLIFFFSMFMIVCKVFMTATHSHASPFAPLENLICPVLFGSVSSGHPSHHHDHHEVSHPPPPPPAKSKEELNEGTRKRKAKKAE is encoded by the exons ATGGATCTGGCGGAGGCGCTCCCGCTTGGGGAGCTGGCGGCCGCCTTCGCCGCGCTGCCGGTGTTCCCGCTGTTCGACACCGCCTATTTCATCATCTCCGTCCTCTACCTCAAGTACGAGCCCG GAGCCGTGGAGATGTCCCGGAAGAGCCCTTTTgcctcctggctctgtgctaTGCTCCACTGCTTTGGGAGCTACATCCTGGCTgatctgctgctgggagaggcaccCATTGCCTACTTCAGCCACAACTCCAGTGTCATCCTGGCCACAGCAGTGTG GTACCTGATATTCTTCTGTCCCATGAACCTCTTTTACAAGTGTGTCAGCTTCCTGCCCGTGAAGCTCATCCTGGTGGCCATGAAGGAGGTGGTTCGGGTGCGCAAGATCTCGGCCGGGGTGCACCACGCCCACCACCTCTACCACCACGGCTGGTTTGTCATGATGGCCACAGGATGGCTCAAAG GTTCTGGTGTGGCCTTGATGTCCAACTTTGAGCAGCTGCTGCGTGGGGTCTGGAAGCCTGAAACAAACGAAATTCTTCATATGTCCTT CCCTACAAAGGCCAGTCTGTATGGCACAGTCCTCTTCACTCTGCAGCAGACTCACTGGCTCCCCATCTCTGAAGCCAACCTCATCTTCTTTTTCAGCATGTTCATGATAGTCTGCAAG GTTTTCATGACGGCCACTCACTCCCACGCCTCGCCTTTTGCTCCGCTGGAAAACCTCATCTGCCCAGTCCTCTTTGGCTCTGTCTCCAGTGGGCACCCAAGCCACCACCACGACCACCACGAGGTttcccaccctcctcctcctcctcctgccaagTCCAAAGAGGAGCTGAATGAAGGCACgaggaaaaggaaggcaaaaaaagctGAGTAA
- the TMEM38A gene encoding trimeric intracellular cation channel type A isoform X2: protein MSRKSPFASWLCAMLHCFGSYILADLLLGEAPIAYFSHNSSVILATAVWYLIFFCPMNLFYKCVSFLPVKLILVAMKEVVRVRKISAGVHHAHHLYHHGWFVMMATGWLKGSGVALMSNFEQLLRGVWKPETNEILHMSFPTKASLYGTVLFTLQQTHWLPISEANLIFFFSMFMIVCKVFMTATHSHASPFAPLENLICPVLFGSVSSGHPSHHHDHHEVSHPPPPPPAKSKEELNEGTRKRKAKKAE, encoded by the exons ATGTCCCGGAAGAGCCCTTTTgcctcctggctctgtgctaTGCTCCACTGCTTTGGGAGCTACATCCTGGCTgatctgctgctgggagaggcaccCATTGCCTACTTCAGCCACAACTCCAGTGTCATCCTGGCCACAGCAGTGTG GTACCTGATATTCTTCTGTCCCATGAACCTCTTTTACAAGTGTGTCAGCTTCCTGCCCGTGAAGCTCATCCTGGTGGCCATGAAGGAGGTGGTTCGGGTGCGCAAGATCTCGGCCGGGGTGCACCACGCCCACCACCTCTACCACCACGGCTGGTTTGTCATGATGGCCACAGGATGGCTCAAAG GTTCTGGTGTGGCCTTGATGTCCAACTTTGAGCAGCTGCTGCGTGGGGTCTGGAAGCCTGAAACAAACGAAATTCTTCATATGTCCTT CCCTACAAAGGCCAGTCTGTATGGCACAGTCCTCTTCACTCTGCAGCAGACTCACTGGCTCCCCATCTCTGAAGCCAACCTCATCTTCTTTTTCAGCATGTTCATGATAGTCTGCAAG GTTTTCATGACGGCCACTCACTCCCACGCCTCGCCTTTTGCTCCGCTGGAAAACCTCATCTGCCCAGTCCTCTTTGGCTCTGTCTCCAGTGGGCACCCAAGCCACCACCACGACCACCACGAGGTttcccaccctcctcctcctcctcctgccaagTCCAAAGAGGAGCTGAATGAAGGCACgaggaaaaggaaggcaaaaaaagctGAGTAA